DNA from Mycobacterium sp. SMC-8:
CCTGCCGGACGACACCCGGCACGTCACGCCCGAAGAGCGGGCCACCCAACTGCACGCACGCTTCGACGCCATCCGCCGCAGGTACAGGATCTGACATGGACCCGAGACTCGAGATGCTTGCCGCGTCGTCCTTCGACAACGTCTACCACCTCGGCCACGTCGTTCCTGATCTGCTGACGGGTATGGAGTCGCTCGCCGGCGGCATGCAGATCACGTGGGCTCCGCCGTTCGAGATGCGCAGCGGCTTCACCCGTCCGGACGGGTCCGCCGACGACCAGACCGTGCGCCTCGCGTTCTCCACCTCCGGTCCGCCGTACTTGGAGCTGATCGAGGTCGTCGCCGCCGCGGACTCGATCTTCGCCGAACCGAAGCTCGGCGGCCTGCACCACGTCGGCTACTACGCCCAGCGCTGGCGTGATGACGTCGCGCGGCTGCAGGACGACGGCTGGGTGTTGGAGCGCACGGGTGCCGGCGTCGCCTTCCTGCGCGACCCGCGCACTGGGCTCCGTGTGGAGGTGGTGAGCTTTAAGGGCCGCGACTTCCTGAGCCGGGTGCTCAGCGGTGAGATGGCCAGACAATTTCCCCTGACAAACTCGGCTCCCCCCGCTGAGCGCCGATGACCACAGTCGCGCATACTTCGTACGGTTCCCTGCGTGGCGACGCCACTGGGTCGGGCGCATGGGGAGACGTTGTCGTCTTTCGCGGTGTACC
Protein-coding regions in this window:
- a CDS encoding VOC family protein, which translates into the protein MDPRLEMLAASSFDNVYHLGHVVPDLLTGMESLAGGMQITWAPPFEMRSGFTRPDGSADDQTVRLAFSTSGPPYLELIEVVAAADSIFAEPKLGGLHHVGYYAQRWRDDVARLQDDGWVLERTGAGVAFLRDPRTGLRVEVVSFKGRDFLSRVLSGEMARQFPLTNSAPPAERR